Within the Dialister hominis genome, the region TTTATCCTCAAGGCGTCGCAACTGATTAACGACGAGAAAGCTACGGCAATCATCGAGCACATCACCTACAGCGTGATGGACGACCACTACGGTACGGACGTCTTCACCGAGCCTACCATCAAGGGTAAGCTCGGCACGAACGTCATGAAGGCAAAGAAGCACCTGTACGACCACATTGTCTACGATTCGACGAACGAGCGCGACTTCGCCACCGAGCTTGATACAAATACGGATGTGGCGGTTTACGTAAAGCTGCCGGACGGATTCTACATCTCCACTCCGGTCGGCCACTACAATCCTGACTGGGCGATTGCCTTCTATGAAGGAAGCGTCAAGCACATCTACTTCGTTGCTGAGACGAAAGGCTCCATGTCCTCGATGCAGCTCCGGCTGATTGAGGAGTCGAAGATCCACTGCGCCCGAGAGCACTTCAAGGCAATCTCCAGCGGCAATGTTGTCTACGACGTAGTAGACAGTTATAAATCACTGATGGAAAAGGTAATGAAGTGAGGGACTTGATATGGCAGCGCATGGAAAGAATATACAGTTGTATTTGATGGACGGAAAACCGCGAATTCTGGCAGAGAAAATTCGACCGGAATACATCAAGAGACAGGGATGTACAGAATCAGCTGAAAGCTGACGGATGGAACGTGATAGTCGTATAGGAATGCGAACTTTCCAGAAAAGCTGACCGCGAGGAACGGCTGCGAAGGCTTGAACGGGAAATCAGGGAATCAAGGGGAAAGCAATGAATAACTACGTTAAAAAGATAGTGTCAGATTACTGCGTGCTTGACACGGAGACCACAGGTCTTTCCGCCTATTATGACGAGGTGATTGAGATTGGAATTCTGAAGGTGCGCAGTGGAGATGTGACCGACAGGTATGAACAGCTGATCAGACCGAAGTATGAAATAGACGGATTCATCACCAGCCTGACTGGCATCACAAACGAAATGGTGGCGGACAAGCCGCCTATCGAAGATGTGAAGGGAGATGTCCTCGCGTTTTTGGAAAACGACATCATCGTCGGTCATAACGCGTCCTTTGATGTCCGATTCCTCGCCGCGGGATTCCAAGAGAACATCAATAACGAGTACATGGATACGATGCAGTTTGCCAGAAAACTGTATCCTGATTTGCCTCATCACCGGCTTTCAGATTTGTCCGAGTATCTGAATCTGACGAACAATGAACATCGAGCCATCGCGGACTGTGTCACAACGATGGAGCTGTATGAGGCGATGAAAACTGAAATGGCTCAGAAAGGACTGGGCATCAGAGACCTGTGGCAGGTAAATTCAAGCGGACACAGTGGGATAAACATAGGCGCAATTACAGCGACAACGGATGACATTGATGAAGACGGGTTCTTCTACGGAAGGCATGTGGTGTTCACCGGAAAACTTGAACGAATGACGCGCAAGGAAGCGATGCAGATTGTCGTCAATATGGGAGGCATTCTTGACAACAGCGTGAACAAGCACACGAACTATCTCATTCTTGGCAACAATGATTACAACGCTGTGCTCCACGGAGAAAAATCCTCCAAGCACAAGAAAGCTGAGAAACTGAAGCTGGAGGGCCAGGATATAGACATCATTGATGAATTCACGTTCTATGACATCATCAATGGGAATTAGGGCAGATGAACAGAACCTTTCAAAGATACATCTGCACCTTTTAAGGATCGACCGAACATTTTAATTTCAGCCTTAGTTGCTGCTATCAGCGAGCAGATCGGCAGGATCAAAGTGCACTTGCATGGCAATCTGAATCTGCACCTGAGAAAAGGAGACAGAACACGAACAATTCATTCGTCGTTTGCCATTGAGCATAATTCCCTTTCGCTTGAACAAGTTACGGCCATCGTTGATGGAAAGCGTATCCTTGGAAATCTGAATGAAATTCGGGAAGTGAAGAATGCCTACGACACATACGAGATGATGCTTTCTCTTGATCCCTGTTCTGTGAAAAGTACAAGAGAAAGCAACTTGATCGGTGCCCGACCAAGATAAGCGACCAAGATACCGACCAGGTTAACGGCAGGCTGGGTTGAGACCTTGATCATAAACCGATTGAGCAGAGGAGAGCAGGTCGAGACGATGGCTTCCCTCCTGCCCGCCGTATTATAGGTAGAGAAAACACGTGGACCAGTTCCCGCAAACGGAGAGCACCTGTAAAAGCGCCGATTTTCGGCTTAGAGCAGTTCCCGCAAACGAACGGAAATGTGTCCGGAATCCAGACATTCGGGTGCTTGTCTCATGCCACATCGAAACCGTTTCCCTGCTGACGAGGGAATAAGAAATCTAAGAGGAGGCAGCCATGCTGATTAATTTCAATGAAATAAAAGAAGCCAAGCGTTAGCGAAGGCTGATTACATGCAAGCTGTGCTGAGACATGTGTCCTCTTAACGAAGGCAAGTGTTTGCGAAACCTAAGCCTGAATTTTAGAGGCAGAACGTCCTTATAAAAATTGATGTCAGGAAATTGAACCCTGGTACCGTAAAAGCCTTGAAAACAAGGTATTTCTGTGCATTTATCTCTTCGCGTCCAGACAGCCGTCCGGACGCGAAAATTCGTTATAGGGAACTTGTCCAAGGGAAATTGTGCCCACCTCGAGTTATGAGGTTGGATGTCAGAGGCTTGAGGTAGACCAGAATCTGATTGATGAGTTTTCGTACCAGCCCATCGTCAAACTCTACGATGGCGGTTTCCTGACCGGCGATAAAATCCTGAGGTTCAGTGATGCGCTTCAAGGTCAGGAAGTCTGTGGTATAAGTCATTTGCAGCGAGGAGATAGATCAATGATTGATATGTTAAAAAAGTGCGGAATCCGCAATATTTATCTCGTGTGGAAAGGGGATACATATGGAGTTTCCAAGAGAATTATACTTACAGAAGCTGATCGGCAAGATGCACAATGGCCGCGTGAAGATCATTACAGGCATCCGTCGCTGTGGTAAGTCATATCTGCTCTTTCATCTGTTTACCCGCTATCTGCACGAGCAGGGAGTCACAGATAATCAGATCATTGGGCTTTCACTGGAAGATCTGCCAAATGCCAGATATCGTAATCCGCTGGAGTTGGATCAATACGTGCGGAGTCGAATTGTGGATCAGTCACGTCAATACTATGTGATGATTGATGAAATCCAGTTTGTGACGGCAATTCCTAACCCGTATCTCGATGATCCGAACGCGAAGTTAACATTTATCGATGTGATCTTGGGATTGATGAAGTTATGCAATGTCGATCTCTATATCACAGGCAGTAATTCGAAGATGTTGTCCAGTGATATCCTCACACAGTTTCGCGATCGAGGGGATGAAATACGTATCTATCCGCTGTCATTTGCGGAATTTAGCGGGGCATATGAAGGTGACAGTCGAAGAGCATGGGCCGATTACTGTACATATGGCGGTATGCCGACAGCGGTGGAACTTCAGACACATGAAGAGAAGAGCAGATACCTGCAGGATCTGTTTCAGAGGACGTACCTTAAGGATGTGATTGAGCGTCATAACATAAAAAATGACGTGTCAATATTAGATGATCTGCTAAATGTTGTCGCGTCGGCAATTGGATCACTTACGAATGCATCAAAGCTCTCCCGAACATTTATGAGCGAAAAGCATGTTAGCATCAGCTCGACTACAATAGAACGCTATTTAGGATATTTTGAGGAGGCTTTTCTCATTAGTAAAGCCAATCGCTATGATGTGAAGGGAAAGCGATATATGCAGACTCCCAGCAAATATTACTTCACAGATGTAGGTCTTCGAAATGCGAAATTGAATTTTCGACAGCAGGAGGAGACGTATATCATGGAAAATATCCTCTATTGTGATCTTATACGACGTGGATATGATGTCGATGTGGGACTCGTGGAGCAGAATGCCGTAACTGCTGAGGGAAAGAAGATCAGGAAGCAGTTGGAGGTAGATTTTGCCGTTAATCGCGGAAGCAATCGTACATATATTCAATCAGCGCTTACGATTGCAGAGCCTGAGAAGCGGAAGCAGGAGATAGCATCTCTGATACATATTCCTGACTCATTCAACAAGATTGTGGTGGTGCGAGAGTATATCACATCATGGCGTGACGAGAATGGGATTCTTTATATTGGAATCGAGCAGTTCCTGCTGGACTAAAAAGTGTTAGGTTATTAACTTCCAGTTTGTTGAGTTGGTTCGAAATCAGATGGATATGTTTTCGCATACCCTCGGATTTTGGATATATTCCCGCAGACACTCGACATTCATAATGGTGTCTCCGGGCACATCGAAACCGTTTCCCTGCTGACGAGGGAGTAAAATAAAAAGGAGCCAGCCATGCTGATCAATTTCAATGAAATAAAAGAAGCTGTCTTCTCCGGAATGAATGGCGGGGAAGGAACAATGGCTGTCCGGATGTTCAATGACAGCAAATACCGCATCATCCCGACGAAACTCCATCCGGGCGCATCGATCGGACTCCACAAGCAGGAATCCGGAGACGACATCAATTACATCCTTTCCGGCACCGGCAAGGCTATCTGCGACGGGAAAGAAGAAATCCTCACCGCCGGCTGCTGCCACATCTGCCCTAAAGGATCCTCCCATACCATCATTAATACTGGAGAAGACGACCTTACGATGCTGACCCTCGTCGTTCATGGATAGGAGGCAGCCATGAAATACAAGACCATCGACCACATCGTGATCACTACGGAAAATCTTGAGGCATGCCTTCATTTCTATGTCGATATCCTTGGCATGAGGGCCGAGGAGAAGAACGGGAGATACGCACTCTTCTTCGGGAATCAGAAATTCAACATCCATACAAGAAAAGCCGAATTTCTTCCTGCTGCCGGGAATCCCGAATACGGCAGTCTCGATCTCTGTCTTGCCATTGAAGGCAGCATCGAAGATGCCGAAAAGGAAATCAAGGAAAAAGGCGGCGCCATCGAAGAAGGCCCTGTCACACGCCATGGGGCGCGGGGTGAAATGAAAAGCATCTACCTGAGAGACCCCGACGGCAATCTTATCGAACTTGCCTCTTATGAAGGCTGAATTGGACCATTTGGAAGGAGAAATCTATGAATAAGGAAAAAACCTGCCAGTACCTCAAAGACCACGGAATCACTTTTGAGACCACCGAGCATAAGGCTGTATTCAACATGGAAGAACTGGCAGAGGACAAGCTTCCTTATCCGGAATGGGACGCCAAGAACCTTTTCGTCAGGGATGACAAGAAAAGGAATTACTACCTCATCACCGTCAAGGGTGAAAAGCAGGTGAACCTCAAAGAATTCCGCAAGGCGCAGGGCCTGAGGGCCCTCTCCTTTGCCAGTCCCGATGATCTCTTGAAGTACCTCAAGCTCACCCCGGGCTCTGTCACTCCGCTCGGCCTTCTGAATGACGAAGAAAACGCGGTTCACTTCTACCTCGATGAGACATTTTTGAGCCATAAGATGGGTGTTCATCCCAATGATAACACAGCCACCATCTGGCTGGACACAGAAGACCTCATTCGCATCCTCAAAGATCACGGAACCGAAGTCAACATCGTGGAAATATAAAAAGGAAATGAAAAAGCAGCCTTGCAAAAGGACTGCTTTTTTAGTGCAAGAACCCGCCTTCCTCATTCCCTCTCGAGTTCCGGCGCTAAGACGAGTATATCGCCGTCTTTGATCACGGTGCTGCCGGAAGGAATGATGGTGTCTATGCCTCTCTTGATCAGGAGGACGCGGCGGGCGCTGGAGGAGGGGATGGCGGCAAGCGGACGATTGGCCGCTTCGCTTGCGCGGTCGACGACGACTTCTTCCAGAGCGTGATGCTCTTCATCCTCGAAACTGTGAGCCGCAAAAACCAGAAGGTCATTTTCCTTCAGAACCGTACTCCCGTCAGGCACAAGGACTTCGCCATTTCTCATAATCATCGCCACGAGAAGATCTTTCGGAAGCTGAAGCTCTGCCAGCGACTTGCCGCACCAGCTGCTCCCTTCCTTTAGGCGCAGCCGGACGAAGCTGATATCGCTGTCATCCTGGTAATCATTAAACGTCGTGCGGATATCCGCCGTAGGATCGATCATCGAAAGCTTCTTGGCCGCGAACGGAAGAAGCGTTCCCTGAATGGAAATCGAGAGAAGTACCATGCAAAACACAAGGTTATAAAGATTGTACGTAATGTCCAACTCGGCCAGCACAGCACCTATGGCAAATACAATCGAGGCCGCCCCGCGGAGGCCCGCCCAGGAAACCAGGGCAATCTGCTCCCGCTTGGCCCCGAAAGGCGCCAGGATCGCCGCGCTTACCAGAGGTCTTGCCACAAGCGTCAGGAACGTTGTCAGCACCAGAGCCGGCACAATCACAGACGGCAGTTCCACCGGCGTCACCAGAAGTCCCAGAAGGAAGAAAATCATCACCTGCGCCACATTCGTCAGGACATCGAAGAAATGGACCAGGTACTTCTTCTGCGGAAGCTTCGAATTTCCGATATAAATCCCGCAGAGGTAGACACTCAGATATCCATTTCCATCAAACTCTGCCGGAATCGCATACGCCAGCACCATGATCGAAAACAGGAAAACCGTGTGACTCTGCTGTGAAGGAAGCAGCCGCGAATGCAGAAGCTTCAGCGCAAGCCAGCCGATTGCGAGCCCGAAAGAAGCTCCGATCAGAAGCTGCTTGGCCAGGAGCAGAGGGAAAGAAAACGCTGCCCCGCTCAAAAGCGCAATCGCCGCCATCGTCAGCATATAACTCATCGGGTCATTCGAACCCGACTCCACCTCAAGGAGCGAGTCCGTATGATACTTCAAAGCCAGCTTCTGCGAACGGAGAATGTTGAAAACTGAAGCCGCATCCGTCGAAGAAATCACGGCCCCGATCAGAAAACTCTCCAGCCACGAAAGCGACAGCGCGAAATGAGCGAATACAGCCACAGCTCCCGCCGTCCCCGCAACTCCCAGCGAAGACATTAGAGCTGCCTCGCGCAGAACCGGCCGCGCTGCCCGCATATTCGTCCCGAAGCCGCCATAAAACATAATGAAAATCAGGCACACTGAGCATACCAGGTTCACCAGAGCATAATGATCGAACTGAATCCGAAACGGCCCGTTCTCCCCGAAGAACATGCCCAGACCGATAAAAATGAGCAAAGAAGGAACAGGAATCTTCTCCAAAAACCGATTCAGCAAAATACAAATCAAAATCACAGCCCCCAATAAAAGCAAGGGTTGATTCAACCACACCACATCCTTCCCTAAGTAATAGAAAATACTCTATTTATAACTGTAACAGCTAGGACGCAATACTGTCAAATAATCAGAGCAAATCATCGATAATAAAAAGAAATATATGAGAAATTGGGAAGAATGGCATGGAAATGAGGGGAATAAGGAAGAAATGAGTGAGATTAGATGTATCGCTAACACTTGCCTTCCCAGACGGGGAAGTACGCCCTTGACCTTGCTCTGGAAGAGAAGGTCGGGATAAGATTATGAAAGGTTTCAAACAAATAAACAGAGCTCTTTCTTTTATTCCTCTTGAAGCTGCCCCCGACGGAGGGAAGAATGCCTTTTACCTTGCTCCGAAGGAGAAGACCTGCTACACAAGAACAAGCCCCAATTTTAATTTTTTGGTATTTTTTGAATTTCTTATAGAATTTCTTGTCGGATTTCCTGACTGATCCTAACTGATTAGATTTTGGAGTTTGGCCGACTAATTCATTGCACTACGAAAAAGCCGATCTCACACTCGGCTTTTTTCGCTTTTCTTCACTTGTTTGCCTTATTTACGCAGCAAGGCCTAAGTCGCGATACAAATGCATCACCCGGCCGTAGTATATTCGTAAAAACTTAGCCATTCCTGCTACTTTTGCTACTTTTTTATACTTTCCTTCTGCCTCTTTCTTCTTTATGAACCTATATACTGCATCATCTTTGGGGATTTTATGCATAACTAACGACATCATTACTTGATACAATACCTTCCGCAGACGCGCAGGACCTTTCTTTACTATGTGATTCTGCGAGGCTCGGAATTTCCCTGATTCATGTATTGATGGGGTCAGGCCTGCAAAGCAGATCAGAGAATGCTTGTCTTTAAAGCGTCTCACATCTCCGATCTGGGCAATAAGCGCTACTCTGGTAACTCTTCCGACTCCGCCCATCTCGCCGACGAGTTCATATTCCGGCAGATCCTTGGCTATATCTTCCATTCGTGTTAAACTAGCCATAAGAGCCTCGTCGGCTCTTCTCAGTAATCCGACATACCACATGATGGTTTCTCTAACAATTGGATTATTGGGGATGGAAGGGATACCATTCTTTGCTTGAGCGTAGATCGTCGCTGCTTTACTCTCATTGGAACGGTATCCTTTTTCTTTTGCCCATTCGCGATAAGATGCGACAAATTCTGCTTCCGATTTAGCAATAATATCCTCAATGTGGCAATACCTTTTTAGGAAATCCAGCAGTTTGTCTTTACCGCTGTTTATGTCGAATCCTCCGAAAAGATCGAAGATTCCTGGCATGGTCTGCTCCAATTGACTTTGCAGCAGGAGAAGGATGCGGCTTCTTTCCTCCGAAAAGTTAAGATAAGCATCGCAGAGTCTCTTCAGGAGGAAATACTTATCTCCATTAAGATCGAATTGCGGTAACTTTGCCCAATAAGCGATTCCATATCTGGCAATATTCGTGGAGTCGATGGAGTCTGTCTTTGTGTGTCTGAAGTTCTCTGCCTTATTAAAATTAGCAACCTTCAGAGCGTTGACGACAGATACAAAAATCCCATTCTGCTGCAAGAAATAGGCTATCGACAGGTGATAGACGCCTGTTGATTCCATGACGACTTTTATCTCGTCATACTTTGCTTGTACCCGAATTTCATCGACCAGAGGCTGAAGTTCCTCTTTTGTGTGCTTAACATCAAAGGGCCTGCGGATGATCTTGTCGCCAGGCGCCATGAAACACACCGTACTTTTTCTCTTGGATACATCAATACCTACACAGATCATAAGTGACCTCCTATAAAAGATATTTGTAGTTGGTAGACGCTAATCCTTCACACACTTATTACCACTCAAACTAGTTTTTTTACACGAACACGGAGATAAACCCGCCTAACGCGAGCACACATAATAAGGGGAAGGCTGACCCTCTTCTCCACGTCCAGTAAACGGACCGGTGGTTCGCCGTCAAGCCATCTACTCCCCTAATTATATGCAATAAGCGCAGCGGATAGGAGCGACCTATCTACTACACTTCTATTGTACTAGGTGGCTCGTATACCGGTTGACAATAATGGCAATTGCACAAATGCCTAATAAGTTAGTGTACGAGACGGATGAGATGTAGTTCCTCAGCCGTAGGCTGGTTTTATGGTTTTTAAAGGTGCAGTAAATAGAAAAGGACATCAGCGGTAACAACACAAATGTCTCATAAGTTGGTGTACGGGGCGGAAACAGCATTTCTCTCAAGGCGTCAGCCTTGGTTTTATGGTTTTCAAAAGGGTTGATTACCACGCAGCAAAGCTGCGGCTGTATGACTTCCTCTGTTATCCTTTCCTGCCCGCAAAGCCATAAGATTTCATGATACGGGGGTAAAACTCCATTTTAAATTTGATGATTTCTGGTTCCGCCATCTAAAAAGCCCCGCATTTGCGGGGCTTTTCCTGTCTTACTTTTATTCTTCCTTCTTATCCAGATCGTACAGGATGAGTCCGATGAAGACGAGGTTTTCTTCTCCTATGTTTTCGATGCCGTGAGAGTTTCCGTTTTCACAGCAGGCGGAGTCGCCCGGGTTCATTTCGTAGGTCTTGTCGTTGTCGGTGTAGAGGGCTTTGCCGGAGAGGATGTGGTAGATCTCGCGGTCGCCCTTGTGTTTGTGGACGCCCATGGAGCAGCCCTTTTCGAGGGTGGCTTTGACGAAGAGGCGTGCGTTTTCGCGGAGGGTTTCCGGGCCTGCGATGTGTTCTAAGATGATGCGGCCTTTTCCGCCGTTGGCGTGGTCGATGATGGTTACGGGTGGTTTTTCGAGCATGATGGGTCTCCTTTACGATTCATTGGTCCAGCCGCGGCGGAGGAGTTTCAGGGTTTCTGTATTTCCTATGTTGACGTGGCGGAGAGATTTTCTGGCAATATTTCCGAGCCTGACGAGGGTGTCGACGGGTGTCGGCGGCAGGTCCTGCATGCGGAGGCGCGGGAAGAAACGGGTGATGTGGAGGGGAAGGTCCGGGCTGACGGAGGCGAGCCAGACGGAAAGGTCTTCGAAGGCTTCGGGGTCGTCGTTGACACCCGGGATGATGAGGCAGGTGATTTCGACGTGGGACACTTCACTGGCGCGGACGATGGTGCGTTTCACGGTGGGAAGGTCGCCGCCCCAGGAGCGGTAGAGCTCTGGGTCCCATGTCTTGAGGTCGATGTTCCATGCATCGATCAGGGGAAGAAGGGCAGTGAGCGGCTCTTCGTTCACGCAGCCGTTGGTGACCATGGCGTTCACCATGCCGGCCTCTTTGATGAGGGGCGCGGTGTCACGGATGAATTCGTAGGACAGAAGGGGCTCGTTGTACGTGTAGGCGACGCCGATATTTCCTTCTTTCCTTGTGGAAATGGCAAGGTCCAGGACGTCCTTGGGCGTCATGCGGCGGAAGGCCGGTTCTGCCTGGGAAATTTCCCAGTTCTGACAGAAGGGGCAGCACATGTTGCAGCCCATGCTCCCGATGGAGAGGATGCGCGAGCCCGGATGGAAGTGGGCGAAGGGCTTCTTCTCGATGGGGTCGAGCGCAGCGGACGTGCACATGCCGTATGTGACGGCGCGCAGCAGCCCGTGGTCGTTCAGTCGCGTGCGGCACCAGCCTCTGTGGTTCAGAGGGATCTGGCACTCGTGCGGGCAAAGATGACAGACGATGCTGCC harbors:
- a CDS encoding potassium/proton antiporter, giving the protein MLNRFLEKIPVPSLLIFIGLGMFFGENGPFRIQFDHYALVNLVCSVCLIFIMFYGGFGTNMRAARPVLREAALMSSLGVAGTAGAVAVFAHFALSLSWLESFLIGAVISSTDAASVFNILRSQKLALKYHTDSLLEVESGSNDPMSYMLTMAAIALLSGAAFSFPLLLAKQLLIGASFGLAIGWLALKLLHSRLLPSQQSHTVFLFSIMVLAYAIPAEFDGNGYLSVYLCGIYIGNSKLPQKKYLVHFFDVLTNVAQVMIFFLLGLLVTPVELPSVIVPALVLTTFLTLVARPLVSAAILAPFGAKREQIALVSWAGLRGAASIVFAIGAVLAELDITYNLYNLVFCMVLLSISIQGTLLPFAAKKLSMIDPTADIRTTFNDYQDDSDISFVRLRLKEGSSWCGKSLAELQLPKDLLVAMIMRNGEVLVPDGSTVLKENDLLVFAAHSFEDEEHHALEEVVVDRASEAANRPLAAIPSSSARRVLLIKRGIDTIIPSGSTVIKDGDILVLAPELERE
- a CDS encoding exonuclease domain-containing protein, with translation MNNYVKKIVSDYCVLDTETTGLSAYYDEVIEIGILKVRSGDVTDRYEQLIRPKYEIDGFITSLTGITNEMVADKPPIEDVKGDVLAFLENDIIVGHNASFDVRFLAAGFQENINNEYMDTMQFARKLYPDLPHHRLSDLSEYLNLTNNEHRAIADCVTTMELYEAMKTEMAQKGLGIRDLWQVNSSGHSGINIGAITATTDDIDEDGFFYGRHVVFTGKLERMTRKEAMQIVVNMGGILDNSVNKHTNYLILGNNDYNAVLHGEKSSKHKKAEKLKLEGQDIDIIDEFTFYDIINGN
- the amrS gene encoding AmmeMemoRadiSam system radical SAM enzyme, whose product is MEAVFYERNTDGSIVCHLCPHECQIPLNHRGWCRTRLNDHGLLRAVTYGMCTSAALDPIEKKPFAHFHPGSRILSIGSMGCNMCCPFCQNWEISQAEPAFRRMTPKDVLDLAISTRKEGNIGVAYTYNEPLLSYEFIRDTAPLIKEAGMVNAMVTNGCVNEEPLTALLPLIDAWNIDLKTWDPELYRSWGGDLPTVKRTIVRASEVSHVEITCLIIPGVNDDPEAFEDLSVWLASVSPDLPLHITRFFPRLRMQDLPPTPVDTLVRLGNIARKSLRHVNIGNTETLKLLRRGWTNES
- a CDS encoding prolyl-tRNA synthetase associated domain-containing protein; protein product: MNKEKTCQYLKDHGITFETTEHKAVFNMEELAEDKLPYPEWDAKNLFVRDDKKRNYYLITVKGEKQVNLKEFRKAQGLRALSFASPDDLLKYLKLTPGSVTPLGLLNDEENAVHFYLDETFLSHKMGVHPNDNTATIWLDTEDLIRILKDHGTEVNIVEI
- a CDS encoding VOC family protein, coding for MKYKTIDHIVITTENLEACLHFYVDILGMRAEEKNGRYALFFGNQKFNIHTRKAEFLPAAGNPEYGSLDLCLAIEGSIEDAEKEIKEKGGAIEEGPVTRHGARGEMKSIYLRDPDGNLIELASYEG
- a CDS encoding cupin domain-containing protein, producing MLINFNEIKEAVFSGMNGGEGTMAVRMFNDSKYRIIPTKLHPGASIGLHKQESGDDINYILSGTGKAICDGKEEILTAGCCHICPKGSSHTIINTGEDDLTMLTLVVHG
- a CDS encoding ATP-binding protein: MEFPRELYLQKLIGKMHNGRVKIITGIRRCGKSYLLFHLFTRYLHEQGVTDNQIIGLSLEDLPNARYRNPLELDQYVRSRIVDQSRQYYVMIDEIQFVTAIPNPYLDDPNAKLTFIDVILGLMKLCNVDLYITGSNSKMLSSDILTQFRDRGDEIRIYPLSFAEFSGAYEGDSRRAWADYCTYGGMPTAVELQTHEEKSRYLQDLFQRTYLKDVIERHNIKNDVSILDDLLNVVASAIGSLTNASKLSRTFMSEKHVSISSTTIERYLGYFEEAFLISKANRYDVKGKRYMQTPSKYYFTDVGLRNAKLNFRQQEETYIMENILYCDLIRRGYDVDVGLVEQNAVTAEGKKIRKQLEVDFAVNRGSNRTYIQSALTIAEPEKRKQEIASLIHIPDSFNKIVVVREYITSWRDENGILYIGIEQFLLD
- a CDS encoding cupin domain-containing protein, with product MLEKPPVTIIDHANGGKGRIILEHIAGPETLRENARLFVKATLEKGCSMGVHKHKGDREIYHILSGKALYTDNDKTYEMNPGDSACCENGNSHGIENIGEENLVFIGLILYDLDKKEE
- a CDS encoding IS110 family RNA-guided transposase; translation: MICVGIDVSKRKSTVCFMAPGDKIIRRPFDVKHTKEELQPLVDEIRVQAKYDEIKVVMESTGVYHLSIAYFLQQNGIFVSVVNALKVANFNKAENFRHTKTDSIDSTNIARYGIAYWAKLPQFDLNGDKYFLLKRLCDAYLNFSEERSRILLLLQSQLEQTMPGIFDLFGGFDINSGKDKLLDFLKRYCHIEDIIAKSEAEFVASYREWAKEKGYRSNESKAATIYAQAKNGIPSIPNNPIVRETIMWYVGLLRRADEALMASLTRMEDIAKDLPEYELVGEMGGVGRVTRVALIAQIGDVRRFKDKHSLICFAGLTPSIHESGKFRASQNHIVKKGPARLRKVLYQVMMSLVMHKIPKDDAVYRFIKKKEAEGKYKKVAKVAGMAKFLRIYYGRVMHLYRDLGLAA